One window of Ciconia boyciana chromosome 10, ASM3463844v1, whole genome shotgun sequence genomic DNA carries:
- the COPS8 gene encoding COP9 signalosome complex subunit 8 has protein sequence MPVAVMAENSFSFKKLLEQCETQELEAPGGIATPLVYGQLLALYLLHNDMNNARYLWKRIPPAIKSANAELGAVWSVGQRIWQRDFPGIYTTISAHQWSETIQPIMEALRDATRRRAFGLVSQAYTSIVADDFAAFVGLPVEEAVKGVLEQGWQADFSTRMVMPKKPGVLEASFNRFIPSSEPAPVPPIPNEQQLARLTDYVAFLEN, from the exons ATGCCCGTGGCGGTGATGGCAGAGAACTCCTTCAGCTTCAAGAAGCTCCTGGAGCAGTGCGAGACCCAGGAGCTTGAG GCCCCTGGAGGAATTGCAACACCCCTTGTTTATGGCCAACTTCTAGCTTTATACCTGTTGCATAATGACAT gaataacGCACGGTATCTTTGGAAGAGAATCCCTCCTGCTATCAAATCT GCAAATGCTGAACTTGGTGCGGTTTGGTCAGTAGGACAAAGAATCTGGCAGAGAGACTTTCCAGGAATCTATACAACAATCAGTGCGCATCAGTGGTCCGAGACTATTCAACCAATCATGGAAGCACTTAGAG ATGCAACTAGGAGACGAGCCTTTGGACTGGTTTCTCAGGCATATACCTCAATAGTTGCAGATGACTTTGCAGCCTTTGTCGGGCTTCCTGTAGAAGAAGCTGTGAAAG gTGTATTAGAACAGGGCTGGCAAGCAGACTTTTCAACTCGTATGGTAATGCCTAAAAAGCCAG gtGTGCTGGAAGCTTCCTTTAACAGATTTATTCCTTCATCAG AACCTGCTCCGGTTCCACCAATTCCAAATGAACAGCAGTTGGCCAGATTGACTGACTATGTGGCTTTCCTTGAAAATTGA